One Clupea harengus chromosome 12, Ch_v2.0.2, whole genome shotgun sequence DNA segment encodes these proteins:
- the LOC116222969 gene encoding myosin heavy chain, fast skeletal muscle-like yields MGDAEMASYGKAAIYLRKPERERLEAQTIPFDAKSACFVADKVELYLKGTIKSRDGGKVVVEVLDTKEEKTVKEDEVYPMNPPKFDKIEDMAMMTHLNEASVLYNLKERYAAWMIYTYSGLFCATVNPYKWLPVYDQEVVEAYRGKKRIEAPPHIFSVSDNAYQFMLQDRENQSVLITGESGAGKTVNTKRVIQYFATIAVSGGGDKKKEAVPGKMQGSLEDQIIAANPLLEAYGNAKTVRNDNSSRFGKFIRIHFGTSGKLASADIETYLLEKSRVTFQLPDERGYHIFFQMMTNHKPEIIEMCLITNNPYDFPMCSQGQIAVASINDNEELDATDDAIDILGFTGEEKVTIYKLTGAVLHHGNMTFKQKQREEQAEPDGTEDADKVGYLLGLNSADMLKALCYPRVKVGNEFVTKGQTVQQVKNSVNALSKSIYERMFLWMVIRINQMLETKQPRQFYIGVLDIAGFEIFDYNSMEQLCINFTNEKLQQFFNHHMFVLEQEEYKKEGIIWEFIDFGMDLAACIELIEKPMGIFAILEEECMFPKASDTTFKNKLYDQHLGKSNAFQKPKPAKGKAEAHFSLVHYAGTVDYNVTGWLEKNKDPLNDSVVQLYQKSAVKLLPTLYPADVEESGGGKKGGKKKGGSMQTVSSQFRENLGKLMTNLRSTHPHFVRCLIPNEIKKPGLMQNFLVIHQLRCNGVLEGIRICRKGFPSRIQYADFKQRYKVLNASVIPEGQFIDNKKAAEKLLGSIDVDHTQYKFGHTKVFFKAGLLGTLEEMRDEKLLALVTMTQALFRAYLMRKEFIKMMERRDAIFTIQYNIRSFMNVKHWPWMKVYYKIKPLLKSAESEKELVSLKEDHAKLKDRFAKVEARKKELEEKMVSIVQERNDLQLQVSSGSETLNDAEERCEGLIKSKIQLEAKLKETTERLEDEEEINAEMTAKKRKLEDECSELKKDIDDLELTLAKVEKEKHATENKVKNLTEEMASQDESIAKLTKEKKSLQEAHQQTLDDLQAEEDKVNTLTKAKTKLEQQVDDLEGSLEQEKKLRMDLERAKRKLEGDLKLSQESVMDLENDKQQSDEKLKKKDFETSQLLSKIEDEQSLGAQLQKKIKELQARIEELEEEIEAERAARAKVEKQRADLSRELEEISERLEEAGGATAAQIEMNKKREAEFQKLRRDLEESTLQHEATAAALRKKQADSVAELGEQIDNLQRVKQKLEKEKSEYKMEIDDLSSNMEAVAKAKGNLEKMCRTLEDQLSEVKAKSDEGARQLNDLSAQRARFQTENGELGRQVEEKDSLVSQLTRSKQAYTQQIEELKRLNEEEVKAKNALAHAVQSARHDCDLLREQFEEEQEAKTELQRGMSKANSEVAQWRTKYETDAIQRTEELEESKKKLAQRLQEAEEQIEAMNSKCASLEKTKQRLQGEVEDLMVDVERANGLAANLDKKQRNFDKVLAEWKQKYEEGQAELEGAQKEARSLSTELFKIKNSYEEALDQLETLKRENKNLQQEISDLTEQLGETGKSIHELEKAKKAVESEKAEIQTALEEAEGTLEHEESKILRVQLELNQVKGEIDRKLAEKDEEMEQIKRNSQRVTDSMQSTLDSEVRSRNDALRIKKKMEGDLNEMEIQLAHANRAAAESQKQLKNVQVQFKDAQLHLDDAIRGQEDMREQAAMVERRNGLMMAEIEELRAALEQTERGRKVAEQELVDASERVGLLHSQNTSLLNTKKKLEADFVQVQGEVDDIVQEARNAEEKAKKAITDAAMMAEELKKEQDTSGHLERMKKNLEVTVKDLQHRLDEAENLAMKGGKKQLQKLESRVREVENELEAEQRRVVDAVKGVRKYERRVKELTFQTEEDKKNVTRLQDLVDKLQLKVKAYKRQAEEAVSIYFLFFLSHMLEKLTWPFYYKINMFGLV; encoded by the exons ATGGGGGACGCAGAAATGGCCTCTTATGGCAAGGCTGCCATTTACCTCCGTaagcctgagagggagaggcttGAGGCCCAAACCATACCCTTTGATGCCAAGTCAGCTTGCTTTGTAGCTGACAAGGTGGAGTTGTACCTGAAGGGTACCATCAAGAGCAGAGATGGCGGCAAAGTTGTCGTTGAAGTTCTTGACACCAAGGAG GAAAAAACAGTTAAAGAGGATGAGGTTTACCCCATGAATCCTCCCAAGTTCGACAAAATTGAGGACATGGCCATGATGACCCACCTCAATGAAGCCTCTGTCCTGTATAACCTCAAAGAGCGTTATGCCGCATGGATGATTTAC ACATACTCTGGACTTTTCTGTGCCACTGTGAACCCCTACAAGTGGCTCCCTGTGTATGACCAAGAAGTGGTGGAGGCCTACAGAGGCAAGAAGCGTATTGAGGCCCCACcacacattttctctgtctctgacaatgCTTATCAGTTCATGCTCCAAG acagggagaaccAGTCTGTCCTGATTAC CGGAGAATCTGGTGCTGGCAAGACTGTGAACACCAAACGTGTCATCCAGTACTTTGCAACAATTGCAgtcagtggtggtggtgacaaGAAAAAGGAGGCAGTGCCTGGGAAGATGCAG gGCTCTCTTGAAGACCAGATTATTGCTGCCAACCCACTGCTGGAGGCTTATGGTAATGCCAAGACTGTGAGGAATGACAACTCCTCCCGTTTC GGTAAATTCATCAGAATTCATTTTGGCACATCTGGAAAACTGGCTAGTGCTGATATTGAGACTT ACCTGCTGGAGAAGTCTAGAGTGACATTCCAGCTTCCTGATGAGAGAGGCTACCACATCTTCTTCCAGATGATGACCAACCACAAGCCTGAGATTATTG AAATGTGCCTCATCACAAACAACCCCTATGACTTTCCCATGTGCAGTCAGGGTCAGATCGCTGTGGCCAGCATTAATGACAACGAAGAGTTGGACGCCACAGAT GATGCCATTGACATCCTGGGTTTCACTGGAGAGGAGAAAGTCACCATTTACAAGCTAACTGGTGCTGTGCTCCATCATGGCAACATGACATTCAAGCAGAAGCAGCGTGAGGAGCAGGCTGAGCCTGATGGCACTGAGG ATGCTGACAAAGTCGGTTACCTCCTGGGCCTGAACTCTGCTGATATGCTGAAGGCTCTGTGTTACCCAAGGGTTAAAGTAGGAAATGAGTTTGTCACCAAGGGTCAAACTGTGCAACAG GTCAAAAACTCAGTGAATGCCTTGTCCAAGTCTATCTATGAGAGAATGTTCTTGTGGATGGTCATTCGTATCAACCAGATGTTGGAAACCAAGCAGCCAAGGCAGTTCTACATTGGTGTGCTGGATATCGCTGGCTTTGAGATTTTCGAT TACAACAGCATGGAACAGCTGTGTATTAACTTCACCAATGAGAAACTGCAACAGTTCTTCAATCACCACATGTTCGTTCTGGAGCAAGAGGAGTACAAGAAAGAGGGCATTATCTGGGAGTTCATTGACTTCGGCATGGACTTGGCTGCTTGCATTGAACTTATTGAGAAA CCCATGGGCATCTTTGCCATCCTTGAAGAGGAGTGCATGTTTCCCAAAGCTTCTGACACCACTTTCAAGAACAAGCTGTATGACCAGCATCTTGGCAAGAGCAATGCCTTCCAGAAGCCCAAGCCTGCCAAAGGCAAAGCTGAGGCTCACTTCTCCCTGGTGCACTATGCCGGCACTGTGGACTACAATGTTACTGGTTGGCTGGAGAAGAACAAGGATCCACTGAACGACTCTGTTGTGCAGCTGTACCAAAAGTCAGCAGTCAAACTGCTGCCTACCCTGTACCCAGCTGATGTTGAGG AGAGTGGTGGTGGTAAGAAGGGTGGTAAGAAGAAGGGTGGCTCCATGCAGACTGTTTCCTCACAGTTCAGG GAGAACTTGGGCAAACTGATGACCAACCTGAGGAGCACCCATCCTCACTTTGTGCGTTGCCTAATTCCAAATGAAATCAAGAAACCAG GTCTTATGCAGAACTTCCTGGTCATCCACCAGCTCAGGTGTAATGGTGTACTGGAGGGTATCAGAATCTGTAGAAAGGGTTTCCCAAGCAGAATCCAATATGCTGACTTCAAGCAGAG ATACAAAGTGCTGAATGCCAGTGTTATCCCTGAGGGTCAGTTTATCGATAACAAGAAGGCTGCTGAGAAGCTCTTGGGATCCATTGATGTTGATCACACCCAGTAtaagtttggacacactaag GTGTTCTTCAAAGCTGGTCTACTGGGTACACTTGAGGAGATGCGTGATGAAAAACTGCTTGCCCTGGTCACTATGACCCAGGCTCTCTTTCGTGCATACCTGATGAGGAAGGAGTTTATCAAGATGATGGAAAGAag AGATGCAATCTTCACCATCCAGTACAATATCCGCTCATTCATGAATGTCAAACACTGGCCATGGATGAAGGTTTACTACAAGATCAAGCCTCTGCTTAAGAGTGCTGAATCTGAGAAGGAGCTGGTTAGCCTGAAGGAGGACCATGCAAAACTCAAAGACAGATTTGCAAAGGTTGAAGCCAGGAAGAAGGAGCTTGAGGAGAAGATGGTGTCTATTGTGCAAGAGAGGAATGACCTGCAGCTGCAAGTATCATCT GGATCTGAGACTCTCAATGATGctgaggagaggtgtgagggTCTGATCAAGAGTAAGATCCAGCTTGAGGCCAAACTCAAGGAGACAACCGAAAGActggaagatgaagaggaaatcAATGCTGAGATGACtgccaagaagaggaaactggagGATGAGTGCTCTGAGCTCAAGAAGGACATTGATGATCTGGAGCTGACCTTGGCcaaagtggagaaggagaaacatgCCACTGAGAACAAG GTCAAGAACCTGACAGAGGAGATGGCCTCTCAGGATGAGTCCATTGCTAAACTGACAAAGGAGAAGAAATCCCTCCAAGAGGCCCACCAGCAGACTCTTGATGATCTCCAGGCAGAGGAAGATAAAGTCAACACTCTGACCAAGGCCAAGACTAAGCTTGAACAGCAAGTGGATGAT CTTGAGGGTTCCTTGGAGCAAGAAAAGAAGCTCCGCATGGACCTTGAGAGAGCTAAGAGAAAGCTTGAGGGTGACCTGAAACTGTCCCAGGAGAGTGTCATGGATCTGGAGAATGACAAGCAGCAGTCTGATGAGAAGCTGAAGAA GAAGGACTTTGAAACAAGCCAGCTCCTTAGCAAGATTGAGGATGAACAATCATTGGGTGCTCAGCTCCAGAAAAAGATCAAGGAGCTTCAG GCCCGCATTGAAGAATTGGAAGAAGAGATTGAGGCTGAGCGTGCAGCTCGTGCTAAGGTTGAGAAGCAGAGAGCTGATCTCTCCAGGGAACTTGAAGAGATAAGTGAGAGGCTTGAGGAGGCTGGTGGTGCCACTGCTGCTCAAATTGAGATGAACAAGAAGCGTGAGGCTGAGTTCCAGAAGCTGCGTCGTGACCTGGAAGAGTCCACTCTGCAGCATGAAGCCACTGCTGCAGCTCTTCGCAAGAAGCAGGCTGATAGCGTCGCCGAGCTTGGAGAGCAGATCGACAACCTCCAGCGTGTCAAGCAGAAgcttgagaaggagaagagtgaataCAAGATGGAGATTGATGATCTCTCCAGCAATATGGAGGCAGTCGCTAAAGCTAAG GGAAATCTGGAGAAGATGTGCCGCACCCTTGAGGACCAACTTAGTGAGGTCAAGGCCAAGAGTGATGAGGGTGCTCGCCAGCTCAATGACCTCAGTGCTCAAAGAGCAAGATTTCAGACTGAGAATG GTGAGCTTGGCCGTCAGGTGGAGGAGAAAGATTCCCTGGTCTCTCAGCTGACCAGAAGCAAACAGGCATACACTCAGCAAATTGAGGAACTCAAAAGGCTGAATGAAGAAGAGGTCAAG GCCAAGAATGCCCTGGCCCACGCTGTTCAGTCTGCACGCCACGACTGTGACCTTCTGAGGGAGCAGTTTGAGGAAGAGCAAGAGGCAAAGACTGAGCTGCAGCGTGGCATGTCCAAGGCCAACAGCGAGGTTGCTCAGTGGAGGACCAAGTATGAAACTGATGCCATCCAGCGCACTGAAGAGCTTGAGGAGTCCAA GAAAAAGCTTGCCCAGCGTCTACAGGAGGCTGAGGAGCAAATTGAGGCTATGAACTCCAAGTGTGCTTCTCTGGAGAAGACAAAGCAGAGACTCCAGGGTGAGGTTGAGGACCTCATGGTTGATGTGGAGAGAGCCAATGGTCTGGCTGCCAACCTTGACAAGAAGCAGAGAAACTTTGACAAG GTCCTGGCAGAATGGAAGCAGAAGTATGAAGAGGGTCAGGCAGAGCTGGAGGGTGCCCAGAAAGAGGCTCGATCTCTCAGCACTGAGCTGTTCAAGATAAAGAACTCCTATGAAGAGGCCCTTGACCAACTAGAGACTCtgaagagggagaacaagaacCTCCAAC AGGAGATCTCCGACCTGACTGAGCAGCTGGGTGAGACTGGAAAGAGCATTCATGAGCTGGAGAAGGCCAAGAAAGCTGTTGAGTCTGAGAAGGCAGAGATCCAGACTGCCCTCGAAGAGGCTGAG GGAACTCTTGAGCATGAGGAGTCTAAGATTCTCCGTGTCCAGCTTGAGCTGAACCAGGTCAAGGGTGAGATTGACAGGAAGCTtgcagagaaggatgaggagatggagcagaTTAAGAGGAACAGCCAGAGGGTGACTGACTCCATGCagagcactctggactctgaggTCAGGAGCAGGAATGATGCCCTGAGAATCAAGAAGAAGATGGAAGGAGACCTCAATGAGATGGAGATTCAGCTGGCCCACGCTAACCGCGCGGCTGCTGAGTCTCAGAAACAACTGAAAAATGTGCAGGTTCAATTCAAG GATGCCCAACTGCACCTTGATGATGCTAtcagaggacaggaagacatgAGGGAGCAGGCTGCCATGGTGGAGCGCAGGAACGGCCTGATGATGGCAGAGATTGAGGAGCTGAGAGCTGCcctggagcagacagagagaggccgcAAAGTGGCTGAGCAGGAGCTGGTTGATGCCAGTGAGCGTGTTGGCCTCCTGCACTCTCAG AACACAAGTCTGCTAAACACCAAGAAGAAGCTTGAGGCTGACTTTGTTCAGGTCCAAGGTGAAGTTGATGACATCGTCCAGGAAGCAAGAAATGCTGAGGAGAAGGCCAAGAAAGCCATCACGGAT GCTGCCATGAtggcagaggagctgaagaaggagcaggacaCCAGTGGTCAtctggagaggatgaagaagaacctGGAAGTCACTGTCAAGGATCTGCAGCACCGCCTGGATGAGGCTGAGAACCTCGCTATGAAGGGTGGCAAGAAACAACTCCAGAAACTAGAGTCTAGG GTTCGTGAAGTGGAAAATGAACTTGAGGCTGAACAGAGACGTGTTGTTGATGCTGTCAAGGGAGTCCGCAAGTATGAGAGGAGAGTCAAGGAGCTCACCTTCCAG ACTGAAGAGGACAAGAAGAATGTTACCAGACTTCAGGATCTGGTTGACAAACTGCAGCTGAAGGTCAAGGCCTATAAGAGGCAGGCTGAGGAAGCTgtgagtatttattttttattttttttatctcataTGCTGGAAAAACTCACTTGGCCCTTTTATTACAAGATTAacatgtttggtttggtttaa